TCGATTTGCTAACGCATTATGAATTACTTTTCGTTCGTAGGATGGCATTGGCTCAAGTACAACTTTTCGTCCAGTACGCACCGCTTTATCTGCCATACGGTCTGCTAGTTGTTCTAATGTTGCTTGCCTACGATCACGATAATTTTCAACATCCAGAGTAACTGAGATGAAGGTTTTAGCTGTATTATTTACTACAAGTTGAGTTAATTGCTGTAAGGCATTTAAAGTAGCCCCATGTTTTCCTATTAAGAGAGCAGCTTTTTCACTATCAAGTTTAAATAGTAGACGTTTTCCTTTATTTTCAACCTCTATTTTTAAATCTTGTATACCCATTTCTCTTGCAATATTTGTTACATATTCCTTCGCTTTTTCAATTGGATCGACATTTTGAATGACGTTTACATCTTCTAGTAATTCATTATTGTCATTACCTTCAACTTGTTGGAACTCTTTGTCTTCTTTTAAGTCTGAAGCATTCGCTAAATTTTCTACTAACTCTATTACTTCAGTTGCTTCAACATTTGGTGTATTTGATTGCTCTTGTTCTTCTTTTAAAGTAACGCGTATTTCTGCTTGTTTTGCTCCAAAACCTAAAAATCCTTTTTTACCTTCTTGTAAAACTTCAACTTCTACTTGTTGTCTAGTAACTCCAAGTTTCTGTAACGCTAAGTGAAGCGCTTCATCAACGCTCGCTCCTATTTGCGTGATTTGTTTCACTTTTTCGCTCCTCCTATAGTAGCAGCTTCTTTATTTCTATTCCAAGGTTTGTAAATCAAAAGGTTTTGTACTACTGATACAATATTTCCTACTACCCAATATAATGATAATGCTGCTGGCACTACTGCACCAAAACCAACAATCATTAACGGCATAATATACATCATCACTTTCATTTGTGGGTTGTCCATTGCTGGGCCTGTCATTAATACAACATATTGCATTAAACCAGCGATAACCGCTAATACAATACTTGTATCAGCTAACGGGAAAATGATAAATGTACCTAAATTAAACACTTCTGGACCTGTAGCATCCATTCGGCTAATTGCGTGGTAGATACCAATTAATATTGGCATTTGAATTAAAATTGGTAAACAACCTGCAAGTGGATTAACACCAGCTGTTTGCATTAAAGTCATCATTTCTTGTTGATACTTTTGCTGTGTAATAGCGTCCTTCGATGCATATTTCTGTTGCAATTCTTTCATTTTAGGTTGTATTTCTTGCATTTTTTTAGAACTTTTTACTTGTTTAATTGTTAATGGAAGTATTGCTAATCGAATGATAATTGTAACAACAATAATTCCCAAACCATAAGATCCTAATAAATCCGCAAAGTATTTAATAATTGAAACTAATGGCCATACGATAAATTCGTTCCAAAATCCTGTGCTTTCAGCCGAAATCGGCTTATTAAAATCTGTACACCCTGATAGCAACAATGCTACTGATACAAGTGACAGAATTACCCAAAGATTTTTCCTCAACCTTCTTCCTCCTAAAGCAACTATTCAATTTCATTTTGTTTATTTTAGCTATTTTACCATGTGAATGGAATTCACTCTACTATTGATTCTCTATTCGGTATTAAAAATAGCTATTTTTTTAACACTTTTGCTATTTTCAACACATGTTCTATACTTTTTTTTGTTTCATGAAAATCTAAATTGGCCGCCGGATTTCGGGCGATGATAACATAATCCATATCTTGTCTTATTTGTTCTTTTAGTTCAAGGAACGCTTGCCTAATATATCGTTTTATTTGTACTCGGGTAACCGCCTTACCGATTTTTTTGCTAACAGATAATCCGATACGAAATTCAGCTTGTCCCTCTTTTTGAAGTAAGTAAACAACAAATTGACGATTCGCAAAGGATTTACCCTTTTTAAAAACCTTCTGGAAATCCTCGTTTTTCTTAACACGCTGACTTTTTTTCATTCGAT
Above is a genomic segment from Lysinibacillus sp. PLM2 containing:
- a CDS encoding RNA-binding protein Jag; this translates as MKQITQIGASVDEALHLALQKLGVTRQQVEVEVLQEGKKGFLGFGAKQAEIRVTLKEEQEQSNTPNVEATEVIELVENLANASDLKEDKEFQQVEGNDNNELLEDVNVIQNVDPIEKAKEYVTNIAREMGIQDLKIEVENKGKRLLFKLDSEKAALLIGKHGATLNALQQLTQLVVNNTAKTFISVTLDVENYRDRRQATLEQLADRMADKAVRTGRKVVLEPMPSYERKVIHNALANRIDIETYSEGTEPNRYLVIEPLK
- the rnpA gene encoding ribonuclease P protein component produces the protein MKKSQRVKKNEDFQKVFKKGKSFANRQFVVYLLQKEGQAEFRIGLSVSKKIGKAVTRVQIKRYIRQAFLELKEQIRQDMDYVIIARNPAANLDFHETKKSIEHVLKIAKVLKK
- the misCA gene encoding membrane protein insertase MisCA, encoding MRKNLWVILSLVSVALLLSGCTDFNKPISAESTGFWNEFIVWPLVSIIKYFADLLGSYGLGIIVVTIIIRLAILPLTIKQVKSSKKMQEIQPKMKELQQKYASKDAITQQKYQQEMMTLMQTAGVNPLAGCLPILIQMPILIGIYHAISRMDATGPEVFNLGTFIIFPLADTSIVLAVIAGLMQYVVLMTGPAMDNPQMKVMMYIMPLMIVGFGAVVPAALSLYWVVGNIVSVVQNLLIYKPWNRNKEAATIGGAKK